One window from the genome of Paenibacillus azoreducens encodes:
- a CDS encoding RNA polymerase sigma factor — MNKKFEKLLIHFITENKENMYRLAFSYVKNTENALDIVQDTIHKALTSSETLKSDGSIKSWLYRILVNTSIDFLRKHKRIQFVDDKTLELHSPTGEDAYPDMDLEKALEELPHAFRTVIVLRYFEDLKIDEIAEVMNENVNTVKTRLYQGLRKLRIKMSDEILEEVK, encoded by the coding sequence ATGAATAAAAAGTTTGAAAAGTTACTCATCCATTTTATCACGGAAAATAAAGAAAATATGTATCGCTTAGCCTTCAGTTATGTAAAAAATACTGAAAATGCACTGGATATTGTTCAGGATACGATCCATAAAGCCCTGACATCATCAGAAACCTTGAAATCCGATGGTTCAATCAAAAGCTGGTTATATAGGATACTGGTGAATACATCGATCGATTTCCTAAGAAAGCATAAACGGATTCAATTTGTAGATGACAAGACCTTGGAATTGCACAGCCCTACAGGTGAAGATGCCTACCCTGACATGGATCTGGAGAAAGCTTTGGAGGAATTGCCCCATGCGTTTCGTACTGTGATTGTTCTTAGATATTTTGAAGATTTAAAAATCGACGAAATTGCGGAAGTCATGAATGAAAACGTCAATACTGTCAAAACACGATTGTATCAAGGGCTCCGCAAACTCCGAATCAAAATGAGCGATGAAATTTTAGAGGAGGTAAAATAG
- a CDS encoding acyltransferase family protein gives MIDNTRLFRQQNFHRMSSLQRTNSKRYMPGIDGLRALSVLAVIAYHLNLKWAQGGLLGVGIFFVISGYLITDQIVNEWKKNDSLDLMNFWIRRARRLLPAMIAMLLFVALWLLCIDASRLEALKGDYLSSLFYFNNWYLIFHEVSYFESFGPASPIGHLWSLSIEEQFYVVWPLLLVFGLKLTRRRRKLVLMILGLAAVSALAMAITYVPGTDPSRVYYGTDTRAFALLIGAALAIVWPSQKLSEQVSGVARGVLDITGVLGIAVLLVLMNRINEYDDSLYRGGFVLVSFITAAVIAVLAHPSSFVGRIMGLRPLRWVGIRSYSLYIWHYPVIILTSPAVNTDGISVGRIILQLAASLILSALSFKYIEEPLRRGRFRESRAHGFPVRRRRHRRRLRPVILAAILLVIFIPLACNANLSNSKAPVENEEAGEIQQSLGSNESNAMHQQIESPNKGETSNPSKSTTEINETKKTEETSVSSASDNPHRSETKKSITAGIQSGEGITAIGDSVILDAKPFLEKMLPGIVVNGKVGRQMRQAKDVVDQLKAGGKMGDRVIIELGTNGPFNTKQLRELLQSLDGAKQIILVNSRVPRNWQDTVNAAIEKVSKEFSNTTVVDWYSASEGKDDYFYRDGVHLKREGAEFYATILVNAIRGKE, from the coding sequence ATGATAGACAACACGAGGCTGTTCAGACAGCAAAACTTTCATAGAATGTCATCTCTTCAGCGAACAAATAGTAAACGTTATATGCCGGGAATCGATGGCCTCAGAGCTTTGTCCGTGCTTGCCGTCATAGCGTACCACCTGAATTTGAAGTGGGCGCAGGGAGGACTTCTTGGCGTTGGGATCTTTTTTGTCATTTCAGGTTATCTCATTACAGACCAAATCGTAAACGAATGGAAGAAGAACGATAGTCTCGACCTGATGAATTTCTGGATCCGTAGAGCCCGCAGACTGCTGCCGGCGATGATTGCCATGCTGCTATTCGTGGCATTATGGCTGCTCTGCATAGATGCTTCCCGCCTGGAAGCATTAAAAGGAGATTATCTGTCATCCCTGTTTTACTTCAACAACTGGTATCTCATTTTTCATGAAGTATCTTACTTTGAAAGTTTTGGACCGGCTTCGCCGATTGGCCATCTTTGGTCGCTGTCCATAGAAGAGCAATTTTATGTGGTTTGGCCGCTGCTGCTCGTGTTTGGACTCAAGCTCACACGCCGTCGGAGAAAACTGGTCCTAATGATTTTGGGTTTGGCGGCTGTATCCGCTTTGGCCATGGCTATCACCTATGTACCCGGTACGGATCCAAGCAGAGTTTATTACGGAACGGACACCCGCGCTTTCGCCCTTCTGATCGGTGCAGCGCTGGCCATCGTATGGCCGAGCCAAAAACTCAGCGAGCAAGTATCCGGCGTAGCCCGCGGCGTACTTGATATCACCGGGGTGCTGGGGATTGCAGTTCTTTTGGTCCTGATGAACCGCATTAATGAATACGATGACTCGCTTTACCGCGGAGGGTTTGTGCTCGTTTCCTTTATTACTGCGGCGGTCATTGCCGTGCTTGCGCATCCTTCCAGCTTCGTGGGCAGAATCATGGGCCTTAGGCCGCTGCGCTGGGTCGGAATCCGATCTTACAGCCTGTATATCTGGCATTATCCCGTTATTATTCTAACGAGCCCTGCCGTCAATACGGACGGTATCAGCGTGGGCCGAATCATATTGCAGCTCGCCGCCAGCCTGATCCTTTCGGCTTTATCCTTTAAATATATCGAAGAGCCGCTGAGACGCGGGAGATTCAGAGAATCCCGGGCCCATGGGTTCCCGGTTCGCCGTCGCCGTCACCGTCGCCGACTTCGTCCGGTTATTCTCGCGGCGATATTGCTGGTTATTTTCATTCCGCTTGCTTGCAATGCGAATTTGTCCAATTCCAAGGCACCAGTTGAAAACGAAGAGGCTGGCGAAATACAGCAGAGTTTGGGGTCAAATGAAAGTAACGCAATGCATCAACAAATAGAAAGTCCCAATAAAGGGGAAACTTCCAATCCATCAAAATCCACTACAGAGATAAACGAAACCAAGAAGACGGAGGAAACGTCCGTATCTTCTGCATCAGACAACCCGCATCGGTCTGAAACCAAGAAGTCCATCACAGCAGGGATCCAATCCGGAGAGGGGATCACAGCCATTGGAGATTCCGTCATATTGGACGCAAAGCCGTTTTTGGAAAAAATGCTGCCGGGTATCGTCGTGAACGGTAAAGTCGGTCGCCAAATGCGGCAGGCCAAGGATGTCGTTGACCAATTGAAAGCCGGAGGTAAGATGGGGGATCGTGTCATTATTGAGCTTGGTACCAACGGACCGTTTAATACCAAGCAATTACGGGAATTGCTCCAATCCCTTGACGGTGCCAAACAGATTATATTGGTCAATTCCCGTGTCCCCAGAAACTGGCAGGATACCGTTAATGCAGCGATTGAAAAAGTTTCCAAGGAATTCAGCAATACGACGGTAGTAGATTGGTATTCGGCTAGTGAAGGAAAAGATGACTACTTCTACCGCGACGGAGTACATTTGAAACGGGAGGGGGCGGAATTTTACGCCACGATTCTTGTTAATGCCATCAGAGGGAAGGAATAA
- the glsA gene encoding glutaminase A — translation MNCQSSEELQALVDECRVYAKQGKVADYIPALKKAKQDDLSISIFYPDGHGFSAGDCHQSMTLQSISKVISLALAIMDRGAEYVFERVGQEPTGDPFNSIAKLETNKPSKPLNPMINAGALAVTHMIKGANIEERLLRLMTFIHDITRNDQIKVNEEVASSEFKTANLNRSLCYFLKQHNVIDENVEDLINLYTKQCAIEVTCMDLAKIGCVLAMDGFEMSTGRQIIPKDIARICKTFMVTCGMYNASGEFAIKVGIPAKSGVSGGIMGAVPGKCGIGLFGPSLDEKGNSIAGIKLLEKMSHKYSLSMF, via the coding sequence TTGAATTGTCAATCAAGCGAAGAATTACAAGCATTAGTGGATGAATGCAGAGTTTATGCAAAACAAGGGAAGGTGGCAGATTATATTCCCGCTTTAAAAAAAGCAAAACAAGATGATTTGTCAATCTCTATATTTTACCCAGATGGTCATGGATTTTCAGCTGGAGATTGCCATCAATCCATGACGCTGCAAAGTATTTCAAAAGTGATAAGCTTAGCACTTGCAATCATGGATAGAGGTGCTGAATATGTTTTTGAAAGAGTAGGCCAAGAACCAACGGGAGATCCGTTTAATTCGATTGCAAAATTAGAAACGAATAAACCTTCGAAACCGTTGAACCCAATGATTAATGCAGGTGCTTTAGCTGTTACTCATATGATAAAAGGTGCTAATATAGAGGAGCGATTACTCAGATTAATGACCTTCATACATGACATTACAAGAAATGATCAAATAAAAGTAAATGAAGAGGTCGCTAGCTCTGAATTTAAGACAGCCAACTTAAACCGTTCGCTTTGTTATTTTTTGAAACAGCATAATGTCATCGATGAAAACGTGGAGGATTTGATAAACCTTTATACTAAGCAGTGTGCTATTGAAGTAACTTGCATGGATTTAGCAAAAATCGGTTGCGTTTTAGCGATGGATGGGTTTGAAATGTCTACCGGGAGGCAAATAATTCCCAAAGACATTGCCCGCATCTGCAAGACATTTATGGTCACCTGCGGAATGTATAATGCTTCTGGCGAATTTGCAATAAAAGTTGGTATTCCGGCAAAAAGCGGTGTTTCAGGTGGGATTATGGGTGCAGTACCCGGAAAATGCGGGATCGGATTATTCGGTCCATCATTAGATGAAAAGGGGAATAGTATAGCTGGTATTAAGTTATTGGAGAAGATGTCTCATAAATACTCCTTAAGCATGTTTTAA
- a CDS encoding DinB family protein, which translates to MKSESISKHFQTLTEQRNQFLIKIPYLSQEKLWNRNEEGKWSVGEHVYHLYLIMRMVKIATKWSFVLIPYAKMKRNKPFATEIHDIYTEFKEKKGRGMKAPWILIPPKKIRYAMDGRELVQLLLKETNEMRALVGNIEEDIAGHIVFLDPIAKYPNLIQAVQLLAIHEMHHFKIIEKYYHIDACIERVASVY; encoded by the coding sequence ATGAAGTCTGAAAGTATATCAAAACATTTTCAAACATTAACCGAGCAGAGAAATCAATTTTTGATCAAAATACCATACCTCTCGCAAGAAAAGTTATGGAATCGAAACGAAGAGGGGAAATGGTCTGTCGGGGAGCATGTATACCATTTATATTTAATTATGAGAATGGTTAAAATCGCAACAAAATGGTCATTTGTGCTGATTCCATATGCCAAAATGAAAAGAAACAAACCGTTTGCGACTGAAATACATGATATTTACACAGAATTTAAAGAAAAAAAAGGAAGAGGGATGAAAGCTCCTTGGATTCTAATCCCGCCTAAAAAGATTCGTTATGCTATGGATGGACGAGAATTGGTGCAATTGCTGTTGAAGGAGACAAATGAAATGCGAGCATTAGTAGGCAATATTGAAGAAGATATTGCGGGACATATTGTGTTTTTGGATCCGATTGCCAAGTATCCTAACCTCATTCAGGCCGTTCAGCTCTTGGCGATTCATGAGATGCATCATTTTAAGATAATTGAAAAATACTATCATATTGATGCTTGTATCGAGCGAGTTGCTTCTGTTTACTGA
- a CDS encoding alpha/beta fold hydrolase yields the protein MPYLQCSNLEIYYERMGVGDPVLFLHSGFSRGILAFASQMLDFQRKYTCYFPDFRGHGRTRCESLEWSTPQIADDVIEFMNQMDISTAHLVGYSLGANVGLHLAVDHSDRVA from the coding sequence ATGCCATATCTACAATGTAGTAACTTGGAGATATATTACGAGCGCATGGGCGTCGGCGATCCGGTGTTATTTTTACATAGCGGCTTTTCTCGAGGGATACTGGCTTTTGCCAGTCAAATGCTCGACTTCCAAAGGAAGTATACCTGTTATTTTCCCGACTTCAGAGGGCACGGCAGAACAAGATGTGAAAGCCTGGAGTGGTCTACACCTCAAATTGCCGATGATGTAATTGAATTTATGAATCAAATGGATATCTCAACCGCTCATCTGGTCGGTTACAGCTTAGGAGCAAATGTAGGACTTCATCTTGCCGTTGATCACTCGGACAGAGTAGCTTAG
- a CDS encoding pyridoxamine 5'-phosphate oxidase family protein, whose product MRTAILIQNRKQMFKSAHDGLNKFWFSTNTSSLRTKQFVENPKASLYFVGRNND is encoded by the coding sequence ATGAGAACGGCTATCCTAATTCAAAACAGAAAACAGATGTTCAAAAGTGCGCACGATGGATTAAACAAGTTTTGGTTTTCGACCAATACGTCTTCGTTACGTACTAAGCAATTTGTGGAAAATCCGAAGGCCAGCCTTTATTTTGTTGGAAGAAATAATGACTAA
- a CDS encoding DinB family protein, which yields MKTIKCMMDHLYWADVRILDALEESETKNKDLLKLVRHIAVAERVWLSRLQGKASAQYSLWEEAEDLTEIRTMFEENAKQYRVYIEGLEESELDEMIDYANQSGVPFRTSVRDILLQVLLHGQYHRGQINRALRIESAEPVQIDYITFARL from the coding sequence ATGAAGACGATCAAGTGCATGATGGACCACCTGTACTGGGCGGACGTACGCATCTTGGATGCGCTCGAAGAGAGTGAGACGAAGAATAAGGATCTTCTGAAGCTCGTACGGCACATCGCGGTCGCGGAACGAGTCTGGCTTTCCCGATTGCAGGGCAAAGCCAGTGCTCAATATTCGTTGTGGGAGGAGGCTGAAGACCTGACAGAGATCCGGACGATGTTCGAAGAAAACGCCAAGCAATATCGTGTCTATATCGAAGGGCTCGAGGAATCCGAGTTGGATGAGATGATCGATTATGCGAACCAGAGCGGGGTTCCGTTCCGAACGTCCGTTCGGGACATCCTGTTGCAGGTCCTTTTACATGGCCAATATCACCGGGGACAGATCAACCGGGCACTTCGGATCGAATCGGCAGAGCCTGTCCAAATCGATTATATCACTTTCGCGAGGCTCTAA
- a CDS encoding AAA family ATPase — MSDENKKNVIYLVSGPVGIGKSTTSKKLAQVVKKCVLLEGDSILQMFEYGAETSWEKRLSLTWDNILTLTRNLIQNDFNVVVDFVVEDEFDWFCKHISDLQVTLKYIVLRASKEKLIERIRMRGDIDSTERSLFLLNKLESTPSNQQFLFDTTLRNSTEIVEAIINDTGFIVKI; from the coding sequence TTGTCAGATGAAAACAAAAAAAATGTAATTTATCTCGTTTCAGGTCCAGTCGGGATTGGAAAATCTACTACATCAAAAAAACTTGCTCAAGTAGTGAAGAAATGTGTTCTTCTTGAAGGTGATTCTATCCTGCAAATGTTTGAATACGGAGCAGAAACATCTTGGGAGAAGCGCCTAAGTCTAACGTGGGATAATATTCTTACTTTGACCAGGAATTTAATTCAAAATGACTTCAATGTCGTCGTTGACTTTGTAGTAGAAGATGAGTTTGACTGGTTTTGTAAACATATATCCGATTTGCAAGTAACATTGAAATATATCGTATTGAGAGCAAGTAAAGAAAAACTAATTGAACGCATACGTATGAGGGGGGATATTGATTCAACAGAACGCTCTTTGTTTTTGTTAAACAAACTAGAATCAACCCCCTCGAATCAACAATTTCTGTTTGACACCACTCTAAGAAATTCAACAGAAATAGTAGAGGCAATAATTAATGACACTGGATTTATTGTTAAAATTTAA
- the rarD gene encoding EamA family transporter RarD, with amino-acid sequence MNNGLVNAIIAYIMWGVLPLYWKLFNDVPAGEILSHRVVWSFVFMGILVAAQRRWGDMKRIAASRSLLLALTASGLLIAANWLIFIWAVNNDHVVETSLGYYLNPLLNVLLAVVFLREKPNRGQWLAIAIAGAAVLIIAIDYGRFPWISISLAATFGLYGLAKKKIGQDASVGLLSETAVVLPVALGYWIYLAAVGKTTAWTLPVSTFIGLLLSGVVTALPLLFFARAAARMTLSTLGFVQYIGPTIMLLLSVFVFKESVSPVLLSGFALIWTALVVYAAASVRGTKLAKAR; translated from the coding sequence ATGAACAATGGATTGGTCAATGCTATTATCGCGTATATCATGTGGGGGGTTCTCCCGCTTTATTGGAAGTTGTTTAACGATGTGCCGGCAGGCGAGATTCTGTCGCATCGGGTTGTCTGGTCGTTCGTCTTTATGGGAATTCTCGTCGCCGCCCAGCGTCGCTGGGGTGACATGAAGCGGATTGCTGCTAGCCGCTCGCTCCTGTTGGCGCTCACCGCTAGCGGACTGCTGATCGCTGCTAATTGGCTCATCTTCATCTGGGCGGTCAACAACGACCATGTCGTCGAGACAAGTCTCGGCTATTATTTGAACCCGTTGCTGAACGTGCTGCTTGCGGTTGTCTTCCTTCGTGAGAAGCCAAACCGTGGCCAATGGCTCGCCATTGCCATCGCTGGCGCCGCGGTGCTCATCATCGCCATCGACTACGGACGGTTCCCATGGATCTCAATCTCACTGGCCGCAACGTTTGGCTTGTACGGCCTCGCGAAGAAGAAAATCGGACAAGATGCTTCTGTAGGCTTGCTGTCGGAGACGGCTGTAGTCCTGCCCGTTGCGCTCGGCTACTGGATCTATTTGGCCGCCGTGGGAAAGACGACGGCATGGACGCTACCTGTGTCCACGTTCATCGGACTGCTCCTTTCCGGCGTGGTCACAGCGCTACCGCTGCTTTTCTTTGCACGAGCGGCCGCCCGGATGACGCTGTCCACGCTCGGCTTCGTACAATACATCGGGCCGACGATCATGCTGTTACTGAGCGTATTCGTGTTTAAGGAATCGGTCTCGCCGGTTCTTCTCAGCGGCTTCGCGCTCATCTGGACAGCGCTTGTCGTATACGCTGCGGCATCGGTTCGCGGCACGAAACTCGCGAAGGCGCGTTGA
- a CDS encoding VOC family protein produces the protein MYFSDVCLITEDVTTLTKFYEVILHAKAEGDYVHAIIYTEGTGLTIYSKKAAESDMKFDFSSFWGSGNITLSFDVDDIDVEYERLKAFDVKFVTVPTTYPWGVRSVHFRDPDGNIICFRSKSK, from the coding sequence ATGTATTTTTCAGATGTATGTCTAATTACAGAGGATGTAACAACTTTAACTAAGTTTTATGAAGTTATTTTACATGCAAAAGCCGAAGGGGATTATGTCCATGCAATAATTTATACGGAAGGTACTGGATTGACGATATATTCGAAAAAAGCTGCAGAATCAGATATGAAATTTGATTTTTCAAGTTTTTGGGGATCGGGCAATATTACACTGAGTTTTGATGTTGATGATATTGATGTGGAGTATGAGCGACTAAAAGCATTTGATGTTAAATTTGTAACTGTGCCTACAACCTATCCATGGGGAGTCAGGTCCGTACATTTTCGAGACCCTGATGGCAACATCATATGTTTTAGAAGTAAATCAAAATGA
- a CDS encoding DinB family protein: MKTIKCMMDHLYWANARILDALEESETKNKDLLKLVRHVAVAERVWLSRLQGKGSAQYSLWEEAEDLTAIRTMFEENAAQYRVYIEGLEESELDEMIDYANQSGVPFRTSVRDILSQVLLHGQYHRGQINRALRIESAEPVQVDYITFARL; this comes from the coding sequence ATGAAAACGATCAAGTGTATGATGGACCACCTATACTGGGCGAACGCACGCATCTTGGATGCGCTCGAGGAGAGTGAAACGAAGAACAAGGACCTTCTGAAGCTGGTTCGGCACGTCGCGGTCGCGGAACGAGTCTGGCTGTCCCGATTGCAGGGCAAGGGCAGCGCGCAATATTCGTTGTGGGAGGAAGCGGAAGACCTGACGGCGATCCGGACGATGTTCGAAGAAAACGCCGCGCAATATCGCGTCTATATCGAAGGGCTAGAGGAATCCGAGTTGGACGAGATGATCGACTATGCGAACCAGAGCGGGGTTCCGTTCCGAACGTCCGTACGGGACATCCTGTCGCAGGTCCTCTTACATGGGCAATATCACCGGGGACAGATCAACCGGGCACTTCGGATCGAATCGGCAGAGCCTGTCCAAGTCGATTACATCACGTTTGCGAGGCTCTAA